A genomic segment from Paramixta manurensis encodes:
- a CDS encoding ABC transporter ATP-binding protein codes for MQGLEIRGFNAGYPKRKIIENLNVPTLPRGKITVLLGPNGCGKSTLLRSLAGLNRAQGEVWLNGEELMSQPFSRRAEKVVYLPQSLPAGVHLHVLESIIVAQRASGGRSTAVDENEVMALLEQLGIAHLALSYLDQLSGGQKQLVGLAQSLIRRPALLLLDEPLSALDLNYQFHVMDLVRRETEKRNIVTVVVVHDINIALRHGQHVLMLQNGELIANGGPETVITPESLARVYGVKGRIERCSQGTPQVLIDGLVTEPTF; via the coding sequence ATGCAGGGGCTGGAAATTCGTGGGTTTAACGCAGGCTACCCGAAACGCAAAATTATTGAAAACCTGAACGTCCCAACCTTGCCACGCGGTAAAATCACCGTGCTGCTTGGGCCGAATGGCTGTGGCAAGTCAACGCTGTTACGTTCGCTGGCCGGGCTTAACCGTGCGCAGGGCGAAGTGTGGCTAAATGGCGAAGAGTTAATGTCTCAGCCATTTTCTCGCCGGGCGGAAAAAGTGGTTTATCTGCCGCAGTCGTTACCGGCGGGCGTGCACCTGCACGTGTTGGAGTCGATTATCGTCGCGCAACGCGCCTCCGGCGGGCGGAGTACCGCCGTGGATGAAAATGAAGTGATGGCGTTGCTTGAACAGTTAGGCATCGCGCATTTGGCATTAAGTTATCTGGATCAGTTATCTGGCGGGCAAAAACAGTTGGTAGGGCTGGCACAATCGTTGATTCGCCGTCCGGCGCTACTGCTGCTTGACGAGCCGCTAAGCGCGCTCGATCTTAACTACCAATTCCACGTAATGGATCTGGTACGCCGGGAAACCGAAAAGCGGAATATTGTTACCGTGGTGGTGGTTCATGACATCAATATCGCGCTGCGCCATGGTCAGCATGTTTTGATGTTGCAAAATGGCGAGCTTATCGCGAACGGTGGCCCGGAAACGGTGATTACGCCGGAAAGTCTGGCGCGGGTCTATGGCGTGAAAGGGCGGATCGAGCGCTGTTCGCAGGGGACGCCACAAGTGTTAATTGATGGGTTAGTCACCGAGCCAACGTTTTAG
- a CDS encoding YeiH family putative sulfate export transporter: MAEITLTKHHHGPGHFLPGLLLTAVIAGAAIWLGNLPSIAGLGLGALTLAIVVGIIAGNTFYPKIYNVCDGGVILAKQRLLRLGIILYGFHLTFQQIADVGISGIVIDILTLSSTFFVACWLGRRVFGLDRDTAWLIGAGSSICGAAAVLATEPVIKAEPSKVAVAIATVVIFGTLAIFIYPLMYPLVTTVFPWVTPTDYGIYTGSTMHEVAQVVAAGHAISPETENAAVIAKMLRVMMLAPFLLLLGARVQRGAPAQQNGARQRITFPWFALLFILVALFNSFHLLPGNMVNAMNQLDTLLLAMAMAALGLTTHISALKRAGLRPLLMGLTLFIWLIIGGGTINLLVHHLLP; this comes from the coding sequence ATGGCTGAGATAACACTAACCAAACATCATCATGGCCCCGGCCATTTTCTGCCGGGATTACTCCTTACCGCAGTGATTGCCGGAGCCGCAATTTGGCTTGGCAATCTTCCCTCCATCGCCGGCCTGGGATTAGGCGCGCTTACGCTGGCAATCGTGGTGGGAATTATTGCGGGTAACACCTTCTATCCCAAAATCTACAACGTTTGTGATGGCGGCGTGATTCTGGCGAAACAGCGTTTATTGCGATTAGGCATTATTCTGTATGGTTTTCACCTGACCTTTCAGCAAATTGCCGATGTTGGTATCAGCGGTATTGTGATTGATATTCTGACGCTTAGCTCAACGTTCTTTGTTGCTTGCTGGCTGGGACGCCGCGTTTTCGGGCTGGATCGCGATACCGCCTGGCTTATTGGCGCAGGTAGCAGTATTTGTGGCGCGGCGGCGGTGTTGGCGACAGAGCCTGTGATCAAAGCCGAGCCGTCAAAGGTTGCGGTCGCCATCGCTACGGTGGTGATCTTCGGCACGCTGGCCATCTTTATTTACCCATTAATGTATCCGCTGGTCACCACCGTTTTCCCTTGGGTTACCCCCACCGACTACGGCATTTACACCGGTTCGACGATGCATGAAGTGGCGCAGGTAGTGGCGGCAGGGCACGCGATAAGCCCGGAAACCGAAAACGCAGCGGTAATTGCCAAAATGCTACGCGTTATGATGCTAGCTCCCTTCTTACTGTTGCTTGGCGCACGGGTTCAGCGCGGCGCGCCGGCCCAGCAGAACGGAGCACGTCAGCGGATTACCTTCCCCTGGTTTGCCTTGCTGTTTATTCTGGTGGCACTGTTTAACTCGTTCCATCTGCTGCCGGGTAACATGGTTAACGCCATGAACCAACTGGATACACTATTATTGGCGATGGCAATGGCAGCGTTGGGGTTAACCACCCATATCAGTGCGTTAAAACGGGCAGGACTGCGCCCGCTGCTAATGGGCCTGACGCTGTTTATCTGGCTGATTATCGGTGGCGGAACGATTAATCTCTTGGTTCACCACTTGCTGCCCTAA
- the fghA gene encoding S-formylglutathione hydrolase: MASTLELLEEHRLFGGWQQRWRHLSSTLNCTMTFSIFLPAPQGESPPPVVWFLSGLTCTDENFTTKSGAQRVAAELGLVLVMPDTSPRGAEVPNEEAYDLGQGAGFYLNATQAPWATHFQMYDYLSAELPALIADNFNISDRQAIAGHSMGGHGAIMLALRNPGRFVSASALAPIVNPCTVPWGEKAFRAYLGDDRQAWLPYDSCWLMRQATQTLPILIDQGDSDQFLADQLHPERLEEIAIEKNWPLTLRIQPGYDHSYYFIASFIEDHLRFHATHLRA, translated from the coding sequence ATGGCATCCACGCTGGAGCTACTGGAAGAACATCGTTTATTTGGCGGCTGGCAACAACGCTGGCGTCATCTTTCATCCACCCTGAACTGCACCATGACGTTCAGCATCTTTCTGCCCGCCCCACAGGGCGAATCGCCGCCGCCGGTGGTCTGGTTCTTGTCTGGTCTCACCTGCACCGACGAGAACTTTACCACTAAGTCAGGCGCGCAGCGGGTGGCGGCGGAATTGGGCCTGGTGCTGGTCATGCCGGATACCAGCCCGCGCGGCGCTGAAGTCCCGAATGAGGAAGCCTATGATCTCGGTCAGGGCGCCGGGTTTTATCTCAACGCGACTCAAGCGCCGTGGGCGACGCATTTCCAGATGTATGACTATCTGAGTGCTGAACTTCCCGCGCTGATTGCCGATAACTTCAACATTAGCGATCGTCAGGCGATTGCCGGGCATTCAATGGGTGGACATGGCGCCATCATGCTGGCGCTGCGTAATCCCGGTCGTTTTGTCTCGGCATCGGCGCTCGCGCCGATCGTTAACCCATGCACCGTACCGTGGGGCGAAAAGGCGTTTCGCGCCTATCTCGGTGATGACCGTCAGGCATGGTTACCGTATGACAGTTGTTGGCTAATGCGCCAGGCGACGCAGACGTTGCCGATCTTGATCGACCAGGGCGATAGCGACCAATTCCTCGCCGATCAACTGCATCCGGAGCGGCTGGAGGAGATTGCGATAGAGAAAAACTGGCCGCTGACGTTACGTATCCAACCGGGGTACGACCACAGCTATTATTTCATCGCCAGTTTTATTGAAGACCATCTGCGGTTCCACGCTACGCATCTGCGAGCGTAA
- a CDS encoding amino acid permease has product MVQDEKTTQQPALRRALKARHLTMIAIGGSIGTGLFVASGATISQAGPGGALLSYALIGLMVYFLMTSLGELAAFMPVSGSFSTYGAKYVEEGFGFALGWNYWYNWAVTIAVDLVASQLVMNYWFPATPGWIWSALFLGLMFLLNYISVKGFGEAEYWFSLIKVATVIIFIVVGVLMVVGILRGGEHAGWHNWQIGDAPFAGGFSAMIGVAMIVGFSFQGTELIGIAAGESEDPAKNIPRAVRQVFWRILLFYIFAILVISLIIPYTDPSLLRNDVKDISVSPFTLVFQHAGLLSAAAVMNAVILTAVLSAGNSGMYASTRMLFTLASEGKAPRIFARLSKGGVPRNALYATTIVAALCFLTSMFGNQQVYLWLLNTSGMTGFIAWLGIAISHYRFRRGYVAQGNSVEDLPYRSGLFPLGPVFAFVLCLIITLGQNYQAFLADKIDWYGVAATYIGLPLFLVIWFGYKLVRKSRLVNYQEMEFPIFKN; this is encoded by the coding sequence ATGGTTCAGGACGAAAAAACAACACAACAACCTGCATTACGCCGCGCGCTGAAAGCGCGTCATTTAACCATGATTGCCATTGGCGGTTCGATCGGTACCGGGCTGTTTGTGGCTTCCGGGGCCACCATTTCTCAGGCAGGGCCGGGCGGGGCGCTGCTCTCGTATGCGCTAATTGGCCTGATGGTCTATTTTTTGATGACCAGTCTCGGCGAGCTGGCGGCATTTATGCCGGTTTCGGGTTCGTTTTCCACTTACGGCGCCAAATACGTCGAAGAGGGCTTTGGTTTCGCCCTTGGCTGGAACTATTGGTACAACTGGGCCGTGACCATTGCCGTTGACTTGGTGGCCTCGCAATTAGTGATGAATTATTGGTTTCCGGCAACGCCTGGCTGGATTTGGAGCGCCTTATTCCTCGGTTTAATGTTCCTGCTGAACTACATCTCGGTAAAAGGCTTTGGCGAAGCGGAGTATTGGTTCTCGCTGATTAAAGTGGCTACGGTCATTATCTTTATCGTGGTCGGCGTTTTAATGGTCGTCGGCATTCTGCGCGGCGGCGAGCATGCAGGCTGGCACAATTGGCAGATTGGCGATGCGCCATTCGCCGGTGGCTTTTCAGCGATGATTGGCGTGGCGATGATCGTGGGCTTCTCGTTCCAGGGGACGGAATTGATCGGGATTGCGGCGGGTGAGTCGGAAGATCCGGCGAAAAATATTCCGCGCGCGGTGCGTCAGGTGTTTTGGCGTATTTTGCTGTTCTATATCTTCGCCATCCTGGTTATTAGCCTGATCATTCCTTATACCGACCCGAGTCTGCTGCGTAATGACGTGAAAGATATCAGCGTCAGCCCCTTTACGCTGGTGTTCCAGCACGCGGGTTTGCTTTCCGCCGCGGCGGTGATGAATGCGGTGATCCTGACGGCGGTTCTGTCTGCCGGTAACTCCGGTATGTACGCTTCAACGCGGATGCTGTTTACCTTAGCGAGTGAAGGGAAAGCGCCGCGTATTTTTGCTCGCCTCTCGAAGGGCGGCGTACCGCGTAACGCGCTGTATGCTACCACCATTGTGGCGGCGTTATGTTTCCTGACGTCAATGTTTGGCAATCAACAAGTTTATCTATGGTTGCTGAATACCTCCGGGATGACCGGTTTTATCGCTTGGCTGGGGATTGCGATCAGTCACTACCGTTTTCGTCGTGGTTATGTGGCGCAGGGCAACTCGGTGGAGGATTTACCGTATCGCTCGGGCCTGTTCCCGTTGGGGCCGGTGTTTGCCTTTGTGTTGTGCCTGATTATCACGCTGGGGCAAAATTACCAGGCTTTCCTTGCCGATAAGATTGATTGGTATGGTGTGGCCGCCACCTATATTGGCTTGCCGCTATTTTTGGTCATCTGGTTCGGTTACAAATTGGTGCGTAAAAGTCGCCTGGTTAACTATCAGGAGATGGAGTTTCCCATCTTTAAAAACTGA
- the nfo gene encoding deoxyribonuclease IV: MKYIGAHVSASGGVDQAVIRAHELEATAFALFTKNQRQWRAAPLTDDVIAAFRAACEKYHFTDKQILPHDSYLINLGHPVADALEKSREAFIDEMTRCQQLGLSLLNFHPGSHLQQIEEQKCLQRIADSINLALEKTEGVTAVIENTAGQGSNLGFRFEHLAAIIDGVEDKSRVGVCIDTCHAFAGGYDLRTEETCEETFAEFERVVGFRYLRGMHLNDAKSEFNSRVDRHHSLGEGNIGKTAFSWMMKDSRFDGIPLILETVNPEIWKDEIAWLKSEQQS; encoded by the coding sequence ATGAAATATATCGGCGCCCACGTTAGCGCATCGGGCGGAGTGGATCAGGCAGTGATTCGCGCCCACGAACTGGAAGCCACGGCGTTTGCGCTGTTTACAAAAAACCAGCGCCAATGGCGCGCCGCGCCGCTAACCGATGACGTGATCGCCGCTTTTCGGGCGGCCTGTGAAAAATATCACTTTACCGATAAACAGATTCTTCCTCACGACAGTTACTTAATTAATCTTGGGCACCCGGTAGCAGATGCGTTGGAAAAATCGCGCGAAGCCTTTATTGATGAAATGACCCGCTGTCAGCAATTAGGCCTGTCATTACTGAACTTCCATCCGGGCAGCCATCTGCAACAAATTGAAGAGCAAAAGTGCCTGCAGCGCATTGCCGATTCGATTAACCTCGCATTAGAAAAAACCGAAGGCGTGACAGCGGTGATTGAAAATACCGCCGGTCAGGGCAGCAATCTCGGCTTTCGTTTTGAACACTTGGCGGCAATTATCGACGGCGTGGAAGATAAATCACGGGTCGGCGTTTGCATTGATACCTGCCATGCCTTTGCCGGCGGATACGATTTACGCACCGAAGAAACCTGTGAGGAAACCTTCGCTGAGTTTGAGCGTGTGGTTGGGTTCAGGTATTTACGCGGCATGCATCTTAACGATGCGAAAAGCGAGTTTAATAGTCGTGTTGACCGTCACCACAGCCTCGGCGAAGGGAACATTGGTAAAACCGCGTTTAGCTGGATGATGAAAGATAGCCGTTTCGATGGTATTCCGCTGATTTTGGAAACCGTTAACCCGGAAATCTGGAAAGATGAGATTGCGTGGCTGAAGTCAGAGCAACAGAGCTAA
- a CDS encoding FecCD family ABC transporter permease, whose product MSVTQDPSHYAGKASARGVMGRYHQVLRHRLLIMGVLLLAILASLVLDFTLGPSGLSLSTLWQTLLHPASVDAGTRVIVWDIRLPYALMAVVVGLALGLAGAEMQTILNNPLASPFTLGVSSAAAFGAALAIVLGIGIPGISDQWFISANAFIFALFAALMLDGVTRWTRVATSGVVLFGIALVFTFNALVSMMQFIASEDTLQGLVFWTMGSLARASWQKLGILVLALVILLPFSMMSAWKLTALRLGEDRAVSFGIDVRRLRLATLLRISILSALAVAFVGPIGFIGLVAPHIARLIFGEDHRYYLPASALTGALVLSMASVASKNLIPGVIIPVGIVTSLVGVPFFLSIILRHRGNV is encoded by the coding sequence ATGAGTGTCACACAGGATCCTTCTCACTACGCCGGAAAAGCGTCAGCTCGCGGCGTGATGGGGCGGTATCATCAGGTTTTACGCCATCGGTTACTGATTATGGGCGTATTACTGCTGGCGATTTTGGCATCGCTGGTGCTGGATTTTACCCTCGGGCCATCCGGTCTTTCACTCAGTACGCTGTGGCAAACGCTGCTGCATCCGGCCAGTGTCGATGCCGGTACGCGTGTGATCGTGTGGGATATTCGTCTACCCTATGCATTGATGGCGGTGGTGGTCGGCCTTGCGCTGGGCCTCGCTGGCGCGGAAATGCAGACCATCTTGAATAACCCGCTGGCGAGCCCTTTTACGCTTGGCGTCTCCTCTGCTGCGGCGTTTGGCGCGGCGTTAGCGATTGTGCTAGGCATTGGTATTCCGGGTATTTCCGATCAGTGGTTTATTTCCGCCAACGCCTTTATCTTTGCGCTGTTTGCCGCCCTGATGTTAGACGGCGTGACCCGTTGGACGCGGGTGGCAACCTCAGGCGTGGTCTTGTTCGGGATTGCATTAGTGTTCACCTTCAATGCGCTGGTGTCGATGATGCAGTTCATAGCCAGCGAAGACACGTTGCAGGGGCTGGTGTTCTGGACCATGGGTAGCCTGGCGCGCGCGTCATGGCAGAAGTTGGGGATTTTAGTTCTGGCGTTGGTCATTTTACTGCCGTTCTCAATGATGAGCGCCTGGAAACTGACCGCGTTGCGTTTAGGCGAGGATCGGGCGGTCAGCTTCGGTATTGACGTTCGCCGTTTACGTTTGGCGACGCTGTTACGCATCAGTATCCTTTCCGCGCTGGCGGTGGCGTTTGTCGGGCCCATCGGCTTTATTGGCTTGGTCGCGCCACATATCGCCCGTCTGATTTTTGGCGAGGACCATCGTTATTATTTGCCTGCCAGCGCGTTGACCGGCGCATTGGTGTTATCAATGGCGTCGGTCGCCTCCAAGAACCTGATCCCAGGCGTCATTATTCCGGTGGGAATTGTGACATCGTTGGTTGGCGTGCCGTTCTTCTTGAGTATTATTTTGCGTCATCGGGGGAACGTCTAA
- the fruA gene encoding PTS fructose transporter subunit IIBC, with translation MKTLLMIDSSLGLASGYMVRQRVTAAAHKAGITLTDNPAEAECVAVVGDSVPHDAALNGKRVWQAEVAETLRQPDVFIAQSQTEAQLWQSDTPVVAEAASATKRIVAVTACPTGVAHTFMAAEAIQAEATKRGWWVKVETRGSVGAGNAITAEEIAAADVVLVAADIEVDLSKFAGKPMYRTSTGLALKKTAQELDKALTEARPYQPEGQTQQNDGQKKEGAGAYRHLLTGVSYMLPMVVAGGLCIALSFAFGITAFKQQGTLAAALMHIGGDSAFALMVPVLAGYIAFSIADRPGLTPGLIGGMLATSINAGFLGGIIAGFIAGYVARLISTKVKLPPSMDALKPILIIPLFASLITGLLMIYVVGKPVAGIMSGLTGWLANMGTANAILLGAILGGMMCTDMGGPVNKVAYAFGVGLLSSQTYAPMAAIMAAGMVPPLAMGVATLVARHKFNQGQREGGKAALVLGLCFISEGAIPFAARDPMRVLPCCIVGGAVTGAISMAVGAKLMAPHGGLFVLLIPGAITPILGYLLAIVVGTLLAGLSYALLKRPEAVSA, from the coding sequence ATGAAAACGCTGCTGATGATTGATTCTTCGCTGGGGCTTGCCTCCGGCTATATGGTCAGACAACGGGTTACCGCTGCGGCACATAAAGCGGGTATTACGCTGACTGACAATCCGGCAGAAGCGGAATGCGTTGCGGTGGTGGGCGACTCCGTTCCCCATGATGCGGCGTTGAACGGCAAGCGCGTTTGGCAAGCAGAGGTGGCTGAAACTCTACGTCAGCCCGATGTCTTTATTGCCCAATCGCAAACCGAAGCGCAACTGTGGCAGAGCGATACACCTGTTGTGGCAGAAGCCGCGTCGGCAACCAAGCGTATCGTGGCGGTAACCGCGTGTCCGACCGGCGTAGCCCATACCTTTATGGCGGCGGAAGCCATTCAGGCAGAAGCGACGAAGCGCGGCTGGTGGGTGAAAGTAGAAACCCGCGGCTCGGTTGGCGCGGGCAACGCCATTACCGCTGAAGAGATCGCGGCGGCGGATGTGGTGCTGGTGGCGGCCGATATTGAAGTCGATTTGTCGAAATTCGCCGGTAAGCCGATGTATCGCACCTCGACCGGTTTGGCGCTGAAAAAGACTGCCCAGGAGTTGGATAAAGCGCTGACGGAGGCCAGGCCTTACCAGCCGGAAGGCCAAACTCAGCAAAACGATGGGCAGAAAAAAGAGGGCGCGGGTGCCTATCGCCATTTGCTGACCGGCGTCTCCTATATGTTACCGATGGTGGTGGCGGGCGGTTTGTGTATCGCACTGTCGTTCGCTTTTGGTATCACCGCGTTTAAACAACAAGGAACGCTAGCCGCCGCGTTGATGCACATTGGCGGCGACAGCGCTTTTGCCTTGATGGTACCGGTATTAGCCGGTTACATCGCCTTTTCCATCGCCGACCGTCCGGGGCTAACGCCGGGCTTGATTGGCGGGATGCTGGCAACCAGTATTAACGCCGGTTTTCTTGGTGGAATTATCGCCGGTTTCATTGCCGGTTATGTGGCGCGGCTTATCAGCACCAAAGTGAAACTGCCGCCCAGTATGGATGCGCTAAAGCCAATTTTGATTATCCCGCTGTTTGCCAGTTTGATTACCGGCCTGCTGATGATTTATGTGGTGGGGAAACCGGTTGCCGGAATTATGTCTGGCCTGACCGGCTGGCTGGCAAATATGGGGACGGCGAACGCTATTTTGCTCGGGGCGATCTTGGGCGGAATGATGTGTACCGATATGGGAGGGCCGGTGAACAAAGTTGCCTATGCATTTGGCGTCGGGTTATTAAGTTCACAAACCTATGCGCCAATGGCAGCTATTATGGCGGCCGGTATGGTGCCGCCGCTGGCGATGGGTGTGGCGACGCTGGTAGCGCGTCATAAATTTAACCAAGGTCAGCGAGAAGGGGGCAAGGCCGCGCTGGTGCTGGGGTTGTGCTTTATTTCTGAAGGCGCGATTCCGTTTGCCGCGCGTGACCCGATGCGCGTCTTGCCTTGTTGCATCGTTGGCGGCGCGGTAACCGGCGCTATCTCTATGGCGGTTGGCGCGAAACTGATGGCGCCGCACGGCGGGCTCTTCGTGCTGTTGATCCCCGGAGCCATCACCCCGATATTGGGGTATCTGCTGGCGATAGTGGTCGGTACACTGTTAGCGGGCTTGAGTTACGCGCTGTTAAAACGCCCGGAGGCGGTTTCAGCGTAA
- the yieE gene encoding DNA-binding transcriptional regulator YeiE has protein sequence MHITLRQIEVFTEVLKSGSTTQASQVLALSQSAVSAALADLEGQLNVQLFDRVGKRLVLNEHGRLLYPRAIGLLEQASEIEQLFQEDNGAIRISASSTIGNYLLPGMIARYRRDFPGLPLELSVGNSQDVINAVADFRVDIGLIEGPCHMSELVSEPWLEDELVVFAAPNAPLLQQPVTLETLAAEQWILREHGSGTREIVDYLLLSHLPRFQLALELGNSEAIKHAVRHGMGISCLSRRVIAEQLDMGTLAEVPLPLPKLSRTLYRIHHRQKHISKALNRFLSYCQE, from the coding sequence ATGCATATTACCCTGCGTCAAATTGAAGTGTTTACCGAGGTGCTGAAGAGCGGTTCCACCACCCAGGCATCTCAGGTTCTGGCGCTGTCGCAGTCGGCAGTCAGCGCGGCGTTAGCCGATCTGGAAGGCCAGCTTAATGTCCAGCTATTCGACCGGGTTGGGAAACGCTTAGTGCTGAATGAACACGGTCGTTTACTTTACCCGCGCGCCATTGGGTTACTGGAGCAGGCCAGTGAAATTGAGCAACTGTTCCAGGAAGATAATGGCGCTATTCGCATTTCAGCCAGTAGTACCATCGGCAATTATCTGCTGCCAGGTATGATTGCGCGCTATCGCCGTGATTTTCCGGGCCTGCCGTTAGAGCTCAGCGTTGGCAATAGCCAGGATGTAATTAACGCCGTCGCGGATTTCCGTGTCGACATTGGTCTGATTGAAGGGCCATGCCACATGAGCGAGTTAGTGAGCGAGCCGTGGCTGGAGGATGAATTGGTGGTGTTTGCCGCGCCGAATGCGCCACTGTTACAGCAGCCGGTGACCCTTGAGACATTGGCGGCTGAGCAGTGGATTTTGCGTGAACATGGTTCAGGTACCCGTGAAATCGTCGACTATTTATTGCTCTCACATTTACCACGTTTTCAACTGGCGTTAGAGCTGGGTAACTCGGAAGCGATAAAACATGCGGTGCGGCATGGGATGGGGATTAGTTGTCTATCGCGGCGGGTTATTGCTGAGCAACTGGACATGGGCACGCTGGCGGAAGTCCCGCTTCCGCTGCCGAAACTGTCACGCACGTTGTACCGGATTCATCATCGGCAGAAGCATATTTCCAAGGCATTAAACCGTTTTCTCTCCTATTGTCAGGAGTAA
- a CDS encoding ABC transporter substrate-binding protein: MELAVKHHHSKVKRAVFALVLSLGSLVGAHAATVTDIAGREVTIPPKVERILLGEGRLFYAVSLLEGAQPLKRIVGWQGDFRQLDPQTYAQYKAKFPTIDDIPLIGKTSVDSLSPEKALMLRPDVAIFGLSGGHGPGKNSELVQQFERAGVPVVFVDFRANPMKNTLPSMRLLGKVLQREAQAKRYIAFYQANLQRVTEVTQAIPAEQKPTVFIELRAAAMGECCGTAGRGNMGDFIDQAGGNNIAKALLPGPLGTVNLEKVMAVNPRIYIASGGKAADAQGPGIKLGAGVSPEQARASLASVTARKGINQLTAVREGRRYAIWHNFYNSPYNILAIQAFAKWFYPEQFASLDVSATEKQLYQQFLAIEPSGTYWTEAK, from the coding sequence ATGGAGTTGGCCGTGAAACATCATCACAGTAAAGTGAAAAGGGCAGTATTCGCCCTGGTATTGTCGCTGGGAAGTCTGGTTGGCGCACATGCCGCAACGGTAACGGATATTGCCGGGCGTGAGGTGACCATTCCGCCAAAGGTTGAACGTATATTGCTTGGCGAGGGGCGGTTATTTTATGCCGTCTCTCTACTGGAAGGCGCCCAACCGCTGAAGCGGATTGTCGGCTGGCAAGGGGATTTCCGGCAGTTAGATCCACAAACCTACGCGCAATATAAAGCGAAATTCCCCACTATTGACGACATCCCTCTGATTGGTAAAACCAGCGTTGATAGCCTTAGCCCGGAAAAAGCGCTGATGCTGCGCCCTGACGTGGCGATTTTCGGCCTCTCCGGCGGACATGGGCCAGGTAAAAACAGTGAACTGGTCCAGCAATTTGAACGGGCGGGCGTGCCGGTAGTGTTCGTGGATTTTCGCGCTAATCCAATGAAAAACACATTGCCGAGCATGCGGCTATTGGGCAAAGTATTGCAGCGCGAAGCACAGGCAAAGCGTTATATTGCGTTTTATCAGGCGAACCTGCAACGCGTAACCGAGGTTACCCAGGCGATCCCTGCCGAACAAAAACCAACGGTTTTTATTGAGTTGCGTGCAGCGGCAATGGGGGAGTGCTGCGGCACTGCCGGGCGCGGCAATATGGGGGATTTTATCGATCAAGCCGGTGGTAATAATATCGCGAAGGCGCTGTTACCGGGGCCGTTAGGGACCGTTAACCTGGAAAAGGTGATGGCCGTCAATCCGCGCATTTATATCGCCAGCGGTGGGAAAGCGGCGGATGCGCAGGGGCCAGGCATTAAACTGGGCGCAGGCGTCTCGCCAGAGCAAGCGCGCGCAAGTTTGGCAAGCGTCACCGCCCGTAAAGGGATCAACCAGTTAACTGCGGTGCGGGAAGGACGCCGTTACGCAATCTGGCATAACTTTTACAATTCTCCCTATAACATTCTGGCCATTCAAGCATTTGCGAAATGGTTTTATCCCGAGCAGTTTGCTTCGCTCGATGTGAGCGCCACGGAAAAACAGTTGTATCAGCAGTTTTTGGCGATTGAACCGAGCGGGACTTACTGGACTGAAGCGAAGTAA
- the fruK gene encoding 1-phosphofructokinase — MSRRVATITLNPAYDLVGYCAEIERGEVNLVKTTGLHAAGKGINVAKVLKDLGIDVTVGGFLGKENQEGFQHLFSELGIANRFQVVAGRTRINVKLTEKAGEVTDLNFSGFEVGPQDWERFTTDSLSWLGQFDMVCVSGSLPAGVAPDAFTRWMTDLRSHCPCIIFDSSREALVAGLKAAPWLVKPNRRELEIWAGRKLPTLQDVINAAHALREQGIAHVVISLGAEGALWVNASGEWIAKPPKCEVVSTVGAGDSMVGGLIYGLLMRESSEHTLRLATAVAAMAVSQSNVGITDRTQLAAMMARVELTPFN, encoded by the coding sequence ATGAGCAGGCGTGTAGCCACTATTACGCTTAACCCAGCCTATGACTTGGTGGGGTACTGCGCGGAAATTGAGCGTGGAGAAGTCAATCTGGTGAAAACCACTGGCCTGCACGCGGCGGGAAAAGGCATTAATGTCGCCAAAGTTCTCAAGGATCTGGGCATTGATGTCACGGTCGGCGGCTTTCTTGGCAAAGAGAATCAGGAAGGCTTTCAGCACCTGTTCAGCGAACTGGGTATTGCCAACCGCTTTCAGGTAGTCGCGGGGCGGACACGCATCAACGTAAAACTGACGGAAAAAGCAGGCGAGGTCACCGACCTTAATTTCTCGGGTTTTGAAGTCGGGCCACAAGATTGGGAACGCTTCACGACGGATTCGCTAAGTTGGCTCGGTCAGTTTGATATGGTTTGCGTCAGCGGTAGTTTACCGGCAGGCGTCGCGCCAGATGCGTTTACCCGCTGGATGACCGATCTCCGTTCACATTGTCCATGCATTATTTTCGACAGTAGTCGCGAAGCGCTGGTGGCCGGGCTGAAAGCGGCGCCGTGGCTGGTAAAACCGAATCGTCGCGAATTAGAGATTTGGGCAGGGCGCAAACTCCCTACCTTACAGGATGTGATTAATGCGGCGCACGCGCTGCGTGAACAGGGTATTGCACACGTAGTGATTTCTCTCGGTGCGGAAGGCGCGCTGTGGGTCAACGCTTCCGGTGAATGGATTGCGAAACCGCCGAAGTGTGAGGTAGTGAGTACGGTTGGTGCTGGCGATTCGATGGTTGGCGGCCTGATTTATGGCTTGCTGATGCGTGAGTCCAGTGAACATACGTTGCGTTTAGCGACCGCCGTCGCCGCCATGGCGGTCAGCCAAAGTAATGTTGGCATTACTGACCGTACCCAGTTAGCCGCCATGATGGCGCGCGTCGAGCTTACCCCCTTTAACTAA